The Streptomyces aurantiacus genome includes a region encoding these proteins:
- a CDS encoding AMP-binding protein yields MSLLPLDRRAQETPDEPALADDLGVLSWSGLADQVARAAVRLLELAPGPDDRVAVLGDNAIPTLVAHLAGLRAGVGTVATSRNLTSAELVDQIVDAGTTAIIAGPAGAGAALDAARELGLPVVTHGTPAIGHAFDWDLWLAAAPTGRTLPTDRPARPPLVYTSGTTGRARGTEVRWVSGPVTDSCAYLAAMAARPGFPPGPHLVCGPLQHNAPLTSLRHLAAGQPVVVLGRYDAESFLSRVQRWRVSSTVMVPTHFQRLLALPEEVRVRYDVSSLRQVSHTGSACPPDVKRTMIEWFGPVLTESYGASEAGTVARISSTEWLEHPGSVGRVRPPFEVLVTDDDGRQLPPGERGLLAFRAPEDQGVRYHADPDKTRSAYLSPGVFTLGDIGYVDANGYIFITDRAADVVVSGGVNLYPAESEAVLRQHPAVAEVAVIGVPDPDFGESLRALVVAAGDDPPSDELDRFCRERLAAYKCPRSYEFVPELLRNAMGKLDKRAMRRPYWSSERTIAG; encoded by the coding sequence ATGTCGCTGCTGCCACTCGACCGTCGTGCCCAGGAGACACCCGACGAGCCCGCCCTGGCGGACGACCTGGGTGTGCTGTCCTGGTCCGGCCTCGCCGACCAGGTGGCGCGGGCGGCGGTACGGCTGCTGGAGTTGGCGCCCGGCCCCGACGACCGGGTCGCCGTCCTCGGGGACAACGCGATCCCCACACTGGTGGCCCATCTGGCCGGTCTGCGGGCCGGTGTCGGAACCGTGGCCACCTCCCGCAACCTCACGTCGGCAGAACTCGTCGACCAGATCGTCGACGCGGGTACGACCGCGATCATCGCCGGGCCGGCCGGCGCGGGCGCCGCCCTGGACGCGGCCCGGGAACTGGGCCTGCCGGTCGTGACGCACGGCACCCCGGCGATCGGGCACGCCTTCGACTGGGACCTGTGGCTGGCGGCCGCGCCCACCGGGCGCACCCTCCCGACGGACCGTCCCGCCCGGCCTCCGCTCGTGTATACCTCCGGAACCACCGGACGGGCGCGCGGCACCGAGGTGCGCTGGGTGAGCGGCCCGGTCACGGACAGCTGCGCCTACCTCGCCGCGATGGCCGCCCGGCCCGGTTTCCCGCCGGGGCCTCACCTGGTGTGCGGGCCGCTCCAGCACAACGCGCCGCTGACCTCGCTGCGGCATCTGGCGGCCGGTCAGCCGGTGGTCGTACTCGGCAGATACGACGCGGAGTCGTTCCTCAGCCGTGTGCAGAGGTGGCGGGTCTCCTCGACCGTGATGGTGCCCACCCACTTCCAGCGGCTGCTCGCCCTCCCGGAAGAGGTCCGCGTCCGGTACGACGTCTCCAGCCTGCGGCAGGTCTCCCACACCGGCTCCGCGTGTCCGCCGGACGTGAAGCGCACCATGATCGAGTGGTTCGGTCCGGTGCTGACCGAGTCGTACGGCGCCAGCGAAGCGGGCACCGTGGCCCGCATCAGCAGCACCGAGTGGCTGGAGCATCCTGGCTCGGTCGGGCGCGTCCGGCCCCCGTTCGAGGTCCTGGTCACCGATGACGACGGCCGGCAACTGCCGCCCGGAGAACGCGGACTGCTGGCTTTCCGGGCCCCGGAGGACCAGGGCGTCCGTTACCACGCCGACCCGGACAAGACCAGGTCCGCCTACCTCTCCCCCGGCGTCTTCACGCTCGGCGACATCGGCTACGTCGACGCGAACGGCTACATCTTCATCACCGACCGGGCCGCCGACGTCGTGGTCTCCGGCGGCGTCAACCTCTACCCGGCCGAGAGCGAGGCCGTACTGCGGCAGCACCCGGCGGTCGCCGAGGTCGCGGTCATCGGCGTACCCGACCCGGACTTCGGCGAGTCCCTGCGGGCCCTGGTCGTGGCGGCCGGGGACGATCCGCCGTCCGATGAGCTCGACCGGTTCTGCCGCGAGCGCCTCGCCGCCTACAAGTGCCCGCGGTCGTACGAGTTCGTTCCCGAACTCCTGCGCAACGCGATGGGCAAGCTCGACAAGCGCGCGATGCGCCGCCCCTACTGGAGCTCGGAACGGACCATCGCCGGCTGA
- a CDS encoding acyl-CoA dehydrogenase family protein, with protein MSRPDPDAWRTQVRQWLATVLEPAPVPESAGEAADLAVFHNLPEEEERLLLERCRAYQRARFDAGYQALTLPADKGGAGLTAAHVAAFAEEESAFAVPPSTELISVTVRLVAMAVSLFGTAEQRHDHARAFLRTDLLACQLFSEPGAGSDLAALRTRARQDEDHWVLDGQKVWTSGAQFADYGLLLARTDPDVVKQAGITAFLVPMDSTGVEVRPIRQMSGGASFNEVFLSGVRVPDRFRIGRPGQGWEVATTTLAFERTASGSGNRRKGGTFSDVLALARSLGRTTDPLVRQRLADLYVRAALRAATVDRVARTSAAGGRPGPEASLTKLMASDLLTRTGQVAAELMGARISADTGEPGTFAWTQHLLGAPGYRLAGGTDQIQRNLIGERVLKLPPEPRADRAPFSQLPGN; from the coding sequence ATGTCCCGTCCCGATCCGGACGCATGGCGCACGCAGGTCCGGCAGTGGCTGGCCACCGTGCTCGAACCGGCGCCGGTGCCGGAATCCGCCGGCGAGGCCGCCGACCTCGCCGTGTTCCACAACCTTCCCGAGGAGGAGGAACGTCTGCTGCTCGAGCGCTGCCGCGCCTACCAGCGGGCCCGCTTCGACGCCGGCTACCAGGCGCTGACCCTCCCCGCGGACAAGGGCGGCGCGGGTCTGACCGCCGCCCACGTGGCTGCCTTCGCCGAGGAGGAGTCCGCCTTCGCAGTGCCGCCGTCCACCGAGCTCATCAGTGTCACCGTGCGCCTGGTCGCGATGGCCGTCTCCCTCTTCGGCACGGCGGAGCAGCGCCACGACCACGCACGCGCGTTCCTGCGCACCGACCTGCTGGCCTGCCAGCTCTTCAGCGAGCCCGGCGCAGGATCCGACCTCGCGGCCCTGCGTACCCGCGCCCGGCAGGACGAAGACCACTGGGTGCTCGACGGCCAGAAGGTGTGGACGTCGGGCGCCCAGTTCGCCGACTATGGCTTGCTGCTCGCCCGCACCGACCCGGACGTCGTCAAACAGGCCGGCATCACCGCCTTCCTGGTCCCGATGGACTCCACCGGAGTGGAGGTGCGCCCCATCCGGCAGATGAGCGGCGGCGCATCCTTCAACGAGGTGTTCCTCAGCGGCGTACGCGTCCCGGACCGGTTCCGGATCGGGCGGCCCGGCCAGGGCTGGGAGGTCGCCACCACCACCCTCGCCTTCGAACGGACAGCGTCCGGCAGCGGCAACCGCCGCAAGGGCGGCACCTTCTCGGACGTTCTCGCGCTCGCCCGCTCCCTCGGCCGCACCACGGACCCGCTGGTCCGCCAGCGCCTCGCCGACCTGTACGTACGTGCGGCCCTGCGCGCGGCCACCGTCGACCGTGTCGCCAGGACGAGTGCCGCCGGCGGCCGGCCGGGCCCGGAGGCGTCGCTGACCAAACTCATGGCCTCCGACCTGCTCACCCGCACCGGCCAGGTCGCCGCCGAGCTGATGGGGGCACGGATCAGCGCGGACACCGGGGAACCGGGCACGTTCGCCTGGACACAGCATCTGCTGGGTGCCCCCGGCTACCGGCTGGCCGGAGGCACCGATCAGATCCAGCGCAACCTGATCGGCGAACGGGTGTTGAAGCTGCCGCCGGAGCCGCGGGCAGACCGGGCGCCTTTCTCGCAGCTTCCCGGCAACTGA
- a CDS encoding SDR family NAD(P)-dependent oxidoreductase: MDLGLTGAKALVTGASRGIGRAIAGTLAAEGCALALCARGEEGLAKAAAELRGEGATVFAEAVDVTDPVALAGFVERAAGELGGLDLLVSNVSAGNVKGPESWEASLRGDLIPFAGLVEAALPHLEASDRAAVVAIGTTNASDTARPAGANSYSALKAAVVQHASALAHALAPKGIRVNTVSPGPIDFPGGAWETIRTGRPEVYEEVLAKLPIGRYGTAEDVASAVAFLLGRTGSFCVGVNLVVDGGLLTRVQY; encoded by the coding sequence ATGGATCTGGGACTGACAGGCGCGAAGGCGCTGGTGACCGGTGCGAGCCGGGGCATCGGCCGGGCGATCGCCGGAACACTGGCGGCCGAGGGCTGCGCACTGGCCCTGTGTGCCCGCGGCGAGGAAGGTCTGGCCAAGGCCGCCGCAGAACTGCGCGGCGAGGGGGCCACCGTGTTCGCGGAAGCGGTCGACGTCACCGACCCGGTCGCCCTGGCGGGCTTCGTGGAGCGAGCGGCCGGTGAACTCGGCGGCCTGGACCTGCTGGTGTCCAACGTGTCGGCAGGCAATGTGAAGGGCCCCGAGTCCTGGGAAGCCAGCCTGCGCGGCGACCTGATCCCGTTCGCGGGACTCGTGGAGGCGGCCCTTCCCCACCTGGAGGCCTCCGACCGGGCCGCCGTCGTGGCCATCGGCACCACCAACGCCTCCGACACCGCGCGCCCGGCCGGAGCGAACTCGTACTCCGCGCTCAAGGCGGCTGTCGTCCAGCACGCCTCGGCCCTCGCGCACGCCCTCGCGCCGAAGGGCATCCGCGTCAACACGGTCTCGCCCGGCCCGATCGACTTCCCCGGCGGCGCCTGGGAGACCATCCGCACCGGCCGCCCGGAGGTGTACGAGGAGGTGCTCGCCAAGCTGCCGATCGGCCGCTACGGCACGGCGGAGGACGTGGCCTCCGCGGTGGCGTTCCTGCTCGGGCGGACCGGCTCCTTCTGCGTGGGGGTCAACCTCGTGGTGGACGGCGGGCTGCTGACCCGCGTCCAGTACTGA
- a CDS encoding ThuA domain-containing protein has translation MAGPAGRLDAVLVCGGRWHDFDHARLRLLELLGEHPRVRTTVHQDYDCAAALDNADLLITYTCDVRPGPAQRAALARFVARGGRWLALHGTNSVIEPSAGAGPRVFTTPRLLGELAEVLGSQFLAHPPIEPYEVRVTRPGHPLVAGIGPFTVTDELYVCELHGELEVLLHAEYTGPCRGFAEGDTAALDSAPRPVLYLKRHGLGEVCYFTLGHCRGRYDMQDLGVDDTGRVDVGPWKTPEFLTVLRRCVQRAVGVRDPAQERAGA, from the coding sequence GTGGCGGGCCCGGCCGGCCGCCTGGACGCCGTACTGGTCTGCGGCGGCCGCTGGCACGACTTCGACCACGCGCGGCTGCGGCTGCTGGAACTGCTCGGTGAGCATCCACGCGTGCGCACCACGGTCCACCAGGACTACGACTGTGCGGCCGCGCTCGACAACGCGGACCTGCTGATCACCTACACCTGTGACGTCCGGCCCGGTCCGGCGCAGCGGGCCGCACTGGCACGGTTCGTCGCGCGGGGCGGCCGCTGGCTCGCCCTGCACGGGACCAACTCGGTGATCGAGCCGTCGGCCGGTGCCGGACCGCGGGTGTTCACGACTCCCCGGCTCCTCGGCGAGCTGGCGGAGGTGCTCGGCAGTCAGTTCCTGGCCCACCCGCCGATCGAGCCGTACGAGGTGCGGGTGACCCGGCCCGGCCATCCGCTGGTCGCCGGGATCGGGCCGTTCACGGTCACCGACGAGCTGTACGTGTGCGAGCTGCACGGCGAGCTCGAGGTGCTGCTGCACGCCGAGTACACGGGGCCGTGCCGCGGTTTCGCCGAGGGCGACACGGCGGCCCTCGACAGCGCGCCCCGACCGGTGCTGTATCTCAAGCGGCACGGCCTCGGCGAGGTCTGCTACTTCACCCTCGGCCACTGCCGGGGCCGCTACGACATGCAGGACCTCGGCGTGGACGACACCGGGCGCGTGGACGTGGGGCCGTGGAAGACGCCGGAGTTCCTGACAGTGCTCCGGCGGTGTGTGCAGCGGGCGGTGGGTGTGCGCGATCCGGCACAGGAGAGGGCCGGCGCCTGA
- a CDS encoding NAD(P)-dependent alcohol dehydrogenase, whose translation MKALQYRRVGHAPEVVEVPVPEPGPGQVLLKVTAAGLCHSDLAVMGWPEEQFPYALPMTLGHEGVGTVAAVGAGVTTVAEGEAVAVYGPLGCGSCHKCAEGKENCCPHAAGLGILPPGLGSPGALAEYMLVDSPRHLVPLNGLDPVQAAPLTDAGLTPYHAIRRSLPKLLPGSTAVVIGVGGLGHLAVQLLRALTPARVVALDVSKEKLELAAKVGAHETLLSDGEAAARVRELTGGTGAQVVLDFVGAEATVTVAAGSVAVEGDVTVVGLGGGTLAVGFGGGLPFEVSASFPYWGSRTELMEVLELARQGLVSSHVETFTLDQGPEAYERLHAGEINGRAVVLPHA comes from the coding sequence ATGAAGGCCCTTCAGTACCGGCGGGTGGGGCACGCCCCCGAGGTCGTGGAGGTTCCGGTGCCCGAACCCGGCCCCGGGCAGGTGCTGTTGAAGGTGACGGCTGCGGGGCTCTGCCACTCCGATCTAGCGGTGATGGGCTGGCCCGAGGAACAGTTCCCCTACGCGCTGCCGATGACACTCGGCCACGAGGGTGTCGGGACGGTGGCGGCCGTGGGCGCCGGTGTCACCACCGTGGCGGAGGGCGAGGCGGTGGCGGTGTACGGCCCGTTGGGCTGCGGAAGCTGCCACAAGTGCGCCGAGGGCAAGGAGAACTGCTGTCCGCACGCCGCCGGCCTCGGCATCCTCCCGCCGGGGCTGGGATCCCCCGGCGCCCTGGCGGAGTACATGCTGGTGGACTCCCCCCGCCATCTGGTTCCGCTGAACGGACTCGACCCTGTGCAGGCGGCGCCGCTCACCGACGCGGGGCTGACGCCGTATCACGCGATCCGCAGGTCGCTGCCGAAGCTGCTGCCCGGCAGCACGGCGGTGGTGATCGGCGTCGGCGGTCTGGGGCATCTCGCCGTGCAGTTGCTGCGCGCCCTGACCCCCGCCCGGGTGGTCGCCCTCGATGTCAGCAAGGAGAAGCTGGAGCTGGCAGCCAAGGTGGGCGCGCACGAGACGCTGCTCTCCGACGGCGAGGCGGCAGCGCGGGTCCGGGAACTCACCGGCGGTACGGGAGCGCAGGTCGTCCTGGACTTCGTCGGAGCCGAGGCGACCGTGACGGTCGCCGCCGGGTCGGTGGCGGTGGAGGGTGATGTCACTGTCGTCGGCCTCGGCGGGGGCACGCTGGCCGTCGGCTTCGGGGGAGGGCTGCCGTTCGAGGTGTCGGCCTCCTTCCCGTACTGGGGAAGCCGGACGGAACTCATGGAGGTCCTGGAACTCGCACGGCAGGGTCTCGTCTCCTCCCACGTCGAGACCTTCACGCTGGACCAGGGGCCCGAGGCGTACGAGCGTCTGCACGCCGGTGAGATCAACGGCCGCGCGGTGGTACTGCCGCACGCCTGA